From the Deinococcus radiophilus genome, one window contains:
- a CDS encoding PBSX family phage terminase large subunit: protein MWFPIEGSPLHSMLDSTARINIWGGPVRSGKTVHSLLRWLEFVLTAPKGDLWMVGRTAGSLERNILAPLKDFTGSKFNYSFSQGKAWFGGREIYIIGASNKDAEGRIRGSTAAGAYGDEVTLWPAEVFRQLGLRMSVRGAKAFYTTNPDGPYHWLKTEYIDKRRTSANPDGLDLAYFEWPISSNTTLDPEYIAALEKEYSGLWYKRFIQGLWVAAEGAIYDFWDEPLHTLEQFPQADEYWLSFDYGTSNATAGGLFGKRAAPPGELRAWIEREYYYSGRETGKQKTDAQYADDIVSWLGTDRAKVKGLILDPSAASFKAEMRERGFHVVEADNDVLNGIRRQANMLNNGEYKVGKNCPHTIQDYGAYLWDAKATARGEDKPIKENDHTKDAERYFLLTQFPLEDENTQTATGQALAAQAALLAAARLNRKGGERR, encoded by the coding sequence ATGTGGTTCCCTATTGAAGGTTCGCCGCTGCATTCCATGCTGGACAGCACAGCCCGTATCAACATCTGGGGTGGGCCGGTCCGCTCCGGCAAAACGGTCCACTCTCTTCTCCGCTGGCTGGAGTTCGTCCTGACTGCTCCCAAAGGTGACCTGTGGATGGTGGGTCGCACCGCTGGCAGCCTGGAGCGCAACATCCTGGCTCCCCTGAAAGATTTTACCGGCAGCAAATTCAACTACAGCTTCAGTCAAGGCAAAGCTTGGTTTGGTGGCCGCGAGATCTACATCATCGGAGCCAGCAACAAAGATGCGGAGGGACGCATTCGGGGCAGCACGGCCGCTGGGGCATACGGGGATGAAGTGACGCTGTGGCCCGCCGAAGTCTTCCGGCAGTTGGGTCTACGCATGAGCGTGCGCGGAGCCAAGGCGTTTTACACCACCAACCCGGACGGCCCGTACCACTGGCTGAAAACCGAGTACATCGATAAGCGCCGCACCAGCGCGAACCCAGACGGCCTGGACCTGGCCTACTTTGAATGGCCGATCAGTTCTAACACCACCCTGGATCCCGAGTACATCGCGGCGTTGGAGAAGGAATATTCCGGCCTGTGGTACAAGCGGTTCATCCAAGGGCTGTGGGTGGCTGCTGAGGGAGCCATTTACGACTTCTGGGATGAGCCACTGCATACGCTGGAGCAGTTCCCGCAGGCTGACGAATACTGGCTGTCGTTCGATTACGGCACCAGCAACGCCACTGCGGGTGGTCTGTTCGGCAAGCGAGCCGCACCGCCAGGCGAACTGCGGGCCTGGATAGAGCGCGAGTATTACTACTCAGGCCGCGAAACGGGCAAGCAGAAGACTGATGCTCAGTACGCGGACGACATCGTGTCTTGGTTGGGCACTGACCGCGCAAAAGTCAAAGGTCTGATTCTTGACCCCAGCGCCGCCAGCTTCAAAGCGGAGATGCGTGAGCGTGGCTTCCATGTGGTGGAGGCAGATAACGATGTCCTAAACGGCATTCGAAGACAAGCCAACATGCTGAACAACGGCGAGTACAAGGTGGGCAAGAACTGCCCCCACACCATTCAGGACTATGGCGCTTACCTCTGGGACGCGAAGGCCACAGCCAGAGGTGAAGACAAGCCCATCAAAGAGAATGACCACACCAAGGACGCTGAGCGCTACTTCCTGCTGACCCAGTTCCCGCTCGAAGACGAAAACACTCAAACCGCTACAGGCCAAGCCTTGGCTGCTCAGGCGGCGTTGCTGGCCGCCGCCAGACTCAACAGGAAAGGAGGTGAGCGCCGTTGA
- a CDS encoding terminase small subunit — MNATQAAIRADYSERTARSQAQRLLTNADIQARLRTLMHERSQRTQITADAVLEELAAIAFSNLADYAEWGSEMGVNFVRLKPSAELTRKQTGALKSIKHVSKRGKTDEDTLEVTPHDKLSALDKLAKHLNLYGEHGESEGASGFEEMIDQLARLRTQRERGDD; from the coding sequence CTGAACGCGACTCAGGCAGCGATTCGAGCGGATTACAGCGAGCGAACGGCGAGAAGTCAGGCGCAACGGTTGCTGACAAATGCTGACATTCAGGCCCGGCTGCGCACCCTCATGCACGAGCGTTCCCAGCGGACCCAGATCACAGCAGACGCTGTGCTAGAAGAACTGGCTGCCATTGCCTTTTCCAACTTGGCCGACTATGCCGAGTGGGGCAGCGAGATGGGGGTTAACTTCGTCCGTTTGAAACCCAGTGCAGAGTTGACGCGCAAGCAAACAGGAGCGCTGAAGTCCATTAAACATGTCAGTAAGCGGGGGAAGACCGACGAGGACACCCTTGAAGTAACACCGCATGACAAGCTCAGCGCTCTGGACAAGCTTGCCAAGCACCTGAACCTGTACGGGGAGCACGGCGAGAGCGAAGGCGCGAGCGGCTTTGAGGAGATGATCGACCAGCTGGCAAGGCTCCGGACGCAGCGGGAAAGAGGTGATGATTGA
- a CDS encoding DUF4054 domain-containing protein produces MAVQIEVTPEQVAAAYPSAPAVTAEQIQQARDWAEPQLESAGILLAPDSRQERAARRAVMLYALHLASQFGGLAVRTDTKAQAGVIQERKKVGELEKDVKYASPGESASGFLATADGYLAEAWAALYAAGLPRPRLSAGASR; encoded by the coding sequence GTGGCTGTCCAGATTGAGGTGACGCCCGAGCAGGTCGCTGCCGCTTACCCCTCAGCCCCGGCGGTCACCGCCGAGCAGATTCAGCAGGCCCGTGACTGGGCTGAACCGCAGCTGGAAAGCGCTGGCATCCTGCTGGCGCCAGACAGTCGGCAGGAACGGGCGGCCCGCCGCGCTGTCATGCTCTACGCGCTTCACCTCGCCAGTCAATTCGGCGGCCTGGCCGTGCGCACCGACACGAAAGCCCAGGCCGGCGTCATTCAGGAGCGCAAGAAGGTGGGCGAGCTGGAGAAGGACGTGAAATACGCTTCTCCGGGCGAGTCTGCCTCCGGCTTCCTGGCGACGGCCGACGGCTATCTGGCTGAAGCTTGGGCCGCACTCTACGCTGCTGGGCTACCCAGACCTCGCTTATCAGCTGGGGCCAGCCGGTGA
- a CDS encoding S49 family peptidase has translation MKKDSPLSLFLARPVAMLPYALAALEETIRAGPPEPERRAEAAPISQQSGAVAIIRMHGPVWAGAPEWLRNYMALTDPYEVTAAVNAALGNADIVGIVLDINSPGGMVEGVDAAAEAIRNAATQKPVIGCVRDLAASAAYWMASGATQILTSRTSMVGSIGTYIRWTDSSALYSEMGMQVHVYRSGNLKAPGQPGEPHNAQVDETYSSVVEDTNAVFLRAVGLGRGVTPAQVTERWASGRCWVGENAVAVGVADALGSLSDAVQLAAGNRVLTRRAADVEIVRTAEAPTQEEPEMNEETLKLLGLKADATPEQVQAAIQKRDAQARADVLAQLGIEDEETPDLKALAAQAADGVQYRQSLVERLRAATITQQGNDEVGQQAAERAAKVWGSAEIGDLRAEVERLEGQRESSLPAGRVAKTATEQVPTKKRPSARAYGRV, from the coding sequence GTGAAGAAAGATAGCCCCCTTAGCCTGTTTTTGGCGCGGCCTGTGGCGATGCTGCCTTACGCACTCGCCGCGCTAGAAGAAACCATCCGCGCAGGCCCCCCAGAGCCAGAGCGCCGCGCCGAAGCCGCCCCAATCTCTCAGCAGAGTGGGGCGGTTGCCATTATCCGGATGCACGGACCCGTGTGGGCAGGCGCTCCGGAGTGGCTCAGGAACTACATGGCGCTCACCGACCCCTATGAGGTGACCGCTGCGGTCAACGCCGCGCTGGGCAACGCTGACATTGTTGGCATCGTGCTGGATATCAACAGTCCCGGCGGCATGGTGGAAGGCGTAGACGCGGCGGCTGAAGCGATTCGGAATGCCGCCACCCAGAAGCCGGTGATTGGCTGCGTGCGTGACCTGGCGGCCAGCGCCGCCTATTGGATGGCGAGCGGGGCCACCCAGATTCTGACCAGCCGCACCAGCATGGTGGGCAGCATCGGCACCTACATCCGCTGGACGGACAGCAGCGCCCTGTACAGCGAGATGGGAATGCAGGTCCACGTTTACCGCTCCGGCAACCTGAAGGCCCCTGGGCAGCCGGGTGAGCCCCACAACGCACAGGTGGACGAAACCTACAGCAGCGTGGTCGAAGACACCAACGCCGTATTTCTGCGGGCGGTGGGCCTAGGCCGTGGCGTGACTCCAGCTCAGGTCACTGAACGCTGGGCGTCTGGCCGCTGCTGGGTTGGTGAAAACGCGGTGGCGGTGGGCGTGGCCGATGCACTGGGCAGCCTCAGTGATGCTGTGCAGCTCGCCGCCGGTAACCGCGTCCTCACTCGCCGCGCCGCCGATGTCGAAATCGTCCGCACCGCCGAAGCCCCCACTCAGGAGGAACCTGAAATGAACGAAGAAACCCTGAAGCTGCTCGGCCTGAAAGCCGACGCCACCCCCGAACAAGTGCAGGCGGCCATCCAGAAGCGTGACGCTCAGGCCCGCGCTGACGTGCTGGCCCAGCTGGGCATTGAAGATGAGGAAACCCCTGACCTCAAAGCCCTGGCCGCCCAGGCGGCTGACGGCGTGCAGTATCGCCAGAGCCTGGTCGAGCGCCTGCGCGCCGCCACCATCACCCAGCAGGGCAACGACGAAGTGGGCCAGCAGGCCGCCGAGCGTGCCGCCAAAGTCTGGGGCAGTGCCGAGATTGGTGACCTGCGGGCCGAAGTGGAGCGCCTGGAAGGCCAACGCGAAAGCAGCCTGCCCGCTGGGCGTGTCGCCAAGACCGCGACCGAGCAAGTCCCCACCAAGAAGCGCCCCAGCGCCCGCGCCTACGGGCGAGTTTAA
- a CDS encoding phage tail tape measure protein, whose protein sequence is MTGIKLGDFTVGIIPEVSPAQLRAELQQGEQLAKRMPLRVPIKLDDASLKSETRRLTAELQKGAVLKIKLDSSAMPAELKRIQQQLGSVASIRVQVKDSGRALNDLRQMDNLVKSLGSRMQYRVTVNTSALEAVHSRINTQVQQLTALLAQLRAAGGGNGGAGAGRGTPGSALPAGTANTIREIERLNNLWQRGQINAENYNSALTAMQSRLQAAAQGATRGSAEFAQIDRALTRVTTSLRSINTDSLVRIRADASALRLAFDSATAGVQRNSAGFRQAAQTYSQGAQQLEARLQSLTRQAQLTPQQLRQVNQQLAQLAREQNTIAGRVNHAGLSGNIVNAGGALGQGAGAGLTMMGGGLGMVAAQGAMVAAAMNSIYQSSGKAGLALGGVGLAAIGAVGALGSLGTVGLSEVKKVETATNILKANGAPNIEAFQGQLEDLKESLGGVGDSFTKGDFGLATADIVKAGVESADALTLMTSSTKLAAAEQINLTEASGLLLKNLRQYDYEVGDAARVGDMLAMAGNAAAGTAYDLSVGLGIVGGTGKQAKLEMYDLLGMLVELDNKGMSAADVGANGLRAALSALSDITKKGQVTLGDLTIAMVDAEGKARPAGDILKDLGEKMRGMGVYVNKTTGELDGNGEAMQTVSSLMDNRAAAAVINLTGDWEKWSQQIKDSGGYLDEYANTMQEGVEPALKSLKNAWADTGAEFAKSFAGPLTTFLNETLNPFVKKLGEMFEILGKGNKAEIMASLQITPEDNGTAQILKVLTAGAYTVADFVGSGGLLGNPQDLENQAVNAYRASRGLPPLGANAGQVGAGVLNGSNGPMGQQASQAFTYGFISNLKDTFRRDPRVGSDCAIIAYEILNAIGAEIKGTAVQNAWVPTLEANAKASGFERVQGGPQAMRPGDLIIIPSATSGSGKHAMVFAGWHNGKAMVIHNPGTQRNGQDGITTVYAGGAELANAAVYRAPVSPFTGGFQPPTAGNRTFSESGAVDPYASGGRGRSVSPTGGRTPEQRAQGLYDQLKEAEASRNAGYIALVNKKVRDFVAEGYSELWDATKTANKSSGRSSSQQTPMEREQAAQAEARAMDLLEGQLRNATTDRLREIVGSDVGPNLSLAKWELAGKILEERETGRPASRDQTPAERQAADRARQQLEANIRNKSDAQLAVLVGGTVGQNGLTYETWELAVREQEGRRTGKRPAELTPLQREQQQQRQAVRTERLQNNIRAASPERLQEIVAGGVTPEISLEHWEMARDEIKRRGEVADREEEKRAKDAEKRAERVAEATEQAQRQMTGYTVGQAQARAEVEQGNLDRFLAGQRAALDAAGEDSAERLRILEEGADEELTIRTNLLTAQLIAGKRANEQTRQNALDGIPEDAPEELRKELEAAINAAFDTENTRLYTAYADGLLEATRTVEKGVSEATKSRTADLARESKAVRDTVEGYEDLARNAQATINAGQWDEDAARDYARSLRALGEAADEAGIAQNTLVVGAQAAAELLGNTAQAGSDAAATWLGAAAAEIAVAGRLVQQGDTLGAVMGLENLITLLEEGPQTDATRKAISLLNDELERMRLNMSDGDWTGIVNTLAAIREGPEESAVAALPSAEDRARQQPTEMDRVLGRGEAQAGDDQAALQQYGLDREKVRWTEEKAEALRKMTAAELAQRRAELERIGDSRALLELQMIDTLETERATTATDLLASAKAELDGLNKVSIPSWEALADKLEEQAELGGKNAEKLRELAAALREAGQASQSLEQLTTTLQEIQRGLDFAGDLFTKMNGGEMNWGTAAMNWASGGITAFTQYMSGDIAGAVMTSINMIGDLGQAIMDLSPAFREWKTQMLEVAQTQREALGLNTGGFISPWQKQLEEDAAAREKQANAGFWQRVSWSLFGGAPKVMKTESAKLLAELQTIFAELGSGMANIFSSSMESAFLEGDMTRWAENFDKTFDEMVGKLIIKTMVEAAIQQGAVANDLAALTKAIQEQRYGDIPSILTSIKSNARLALQPIADVAPSLPGFGSGRTDEQGRPLEGDLFGAAPSIQLGIPRIEVQLPAVMQQGMTDFAASVPEFRAGARELLLGAQELRAALRGNGNPPALTGLGAMT, encoded by the coding sequence ATGACCGGAATCAAACTCGGTGACTTTACTGTAGGCATCATCCCCGAGGTCAGCCCCGCGCAGCTGCGGGCCGAACTCCAGCAGGGTGAGCAGCTGGCCAAGCGTATGCCCCTGCGGGTGCCCATCAAGCTGGACGACGCCTCGCTGAAATCCGAAACGCGCCGCCTGACCGCCGAGCTGCAAAAGGGCGCAGTCCTCAAGATCAAGCTGGACAGCAGTGCCATGCCCGCCGAGCTGAAGCGCATCCAGCAGCAGCTGGGCAGCGTGGCGAGCATCCGTGTGCAGGTCAAGGACAGCGGCAGGGCCCTGAACGATCTGCGGCAAATGGACAATCTGGTGAAGTCCCTGGGCAGCCGCATGCAGTACCGCGTGACCGTCAACACCAGCGCCCTGGAAGCGGTCCACAGCCGGATCAACACCCAGGTCCAGCAGCTCACCGCTCTGCTGGCGCAACTGCGCGCTGCGGGCGGGGGCAATGGTGGCGCTGGCGCTGGCCGAGGCACTCCCGGCAGCGCTCTACCTGCGGGCACGGCCAACACCATCCGCGAGATCGAGCGCCTCAACAACCTCTGGCAGCGCGGACAGATCAACGCCGAGAACTACAACTCCGCCCTGACCGCCATGCAGAGCCGCTTGCAGGCCGCTGCCCAGGGCGCAACCCGTGGCAGCGCCGAGTTTGCCCAGATCGACCGCGCCCTGACCCGCGTGACCACCTCGCTGCGGAGCATCAACACCGACAGCCTGGTCCGCATCCGGGCCGACGCCTCGGCGCTGCGGCTGGCCTTTGACAGCGCCACGGCGGGCGTGCAGCGCAACTCTGCGGGCTTCCGGCAGGCGGCCCAGACGTACAGCCAGGGAGCGCAGCAGCTGGAAGCCCGCCTGCAATCTCTGACCCGGCAGGCGCAGCTCACCCCTCAGCAACTGCGGCAGGTCAATCAGCAGCTCGCGCAGCTGGCACGGGAGCAGAACACCATTGCGGGGCGCGTGAACCATGCGGGGCTGAGCGGCAACATCGTGAACGCTGGCGGGGCGCTGGGCCAGGGCGCCGGAGCGGGCTTGACCATGATGGGCGGGGGCCTGGGCATGGTGGCCGCGCAGGGCGCGATGGTCGCCGCAGCCATGAACAGCATCTACCAGTCATCCGGTAAGGCGGGCCTGGCGCTGGGTGGCGTGGGCCTGGCGGCCATTGGAGCCGTAGGAGCGCTGGGTAGCCTGGGCACGGTGGGCCTCTCCGAAGTGAAAAAGGTGGAGACGGCCACCAACATCCTGAAAGCCAACGGCGCGCCGAATATCGAGGCTTTTCAAGGCCAGCTGGAGGACCTGAAGGAATCCCTGGGTGGCGTGGGCGATAGCTTTACTAAGGGTGATTTTGGTCTTGCTACCGCCGACATCGTGAAAGCCGGCGTGGAGTCCGCCGACGCGCTGACCCTGATGACCAGCAGCACCAAACTGGCCGCCGCCGAGCAGATCAACCTGACTGAAGCGTCCGGCCTGCTGCTGAAGAATTTGCGCCAGTACGATTACGAGGTGGGGGACGCCGCCCGCGTGGGCGACATGCTGGCGATGGCCGGTAACGCCGCTGCGGGCACGGCCTACGACCTGAGCGTGGGCCTGGGCATCGTGGGCGGCACGGGTAAGCAAGCCAAGCTGGAAATGTACGACCTGCTGGGCATGCTGGTCGAACTGGACAACAAGGGCATGTCGGCCGCCGACGTGGGGGCCAACGGTTTGCGCGCAGCCCTGTCCGCCCTCTCGGACATCACCAAGAAGGGGCAGGTCACACTCGGAGACCTGACCATTGCGATGGTGGATGCGGAAGGCAAGGCCCGCCCCGCTGGCGACATCCTGAAGGACCTGGGCGAAAAGATGCGCGGCATGGGCGTTTATGTCAATAAAACTACAGGTGAGTTAGATGGTAACGGCGAGGCCATGCAAACCGTCTCCAGCCTGATGGACAACCGCGCCGCTGCCGCCGTGATCAACCTGACCGGCGACTGGGAGAAGTGGAGCCAGCAGATCAAGGACAGTGGCGGCTACTTGGACGAATACGCCAACACCATGCAGGAGGGTGTGGAGCCTGCCCTCAAGAGCCTGAAAAACGCCTGGGCCGATACGGGCGCCGAGTTCGCCAAATCGTTCGCCGGACCCCTGACCACCTTCCTGAACGAAACGCTGAACCCCTTCGTGAAGAAGCTGGGCGAGATGTTCGAGATCCTGGGCAAGGGCAATAAGGCCGAGATCATGGCCTCGCTGCAGATCACCCCGGAGGACAACGGTACGGCTCAGATTCTGAAGGTACTGACCGCTGGGGCTTACACTGTGGCTGATTTTGTCGGTAGCGGGGGCCTGCTGGGCAATCCGCAGGACCTCGAAAACCAGGCCGTGAACGCCTACCGCGCCTCGCGTGGCTTGCCACCGCTGGGAGCCAATGCAGGTCAGGTGGGAGCGGGCGTGCTGAATGGCAGCAATGGCCCCATGGGGCAACAGGCCAGCCAGGCCTTTACCTATGGCTTTATCAGCAACCTGAAGGACACTTTCCGGCGCGACCCTCGCGTGGGCAGCGACTGCGCCATCATTGCCTACGAAATCCTGAATGCTATCGGCGCGGAAATCAAAGGGACGGCGGTGCAAAACGCTTGGGTTCCAACCTTGGAAGCCAATGCGAAGGCCAGCGGCTTTGAGCGGGTGCAGGGTGGCCCGCAGGCCATGCGACCGGGCGATTTGATCATCATCCCTAGTGCCACATCAGGCAGCGGCAAACACGCGATGGTGTTTGCGGGCTGGCATAACGGCAAGGCCATGGTCATCCACAACCCTGGGACGCAGCGCAATGGTCAGGATGGCATCACCACGGTCTATGCGGGTGGCGCAGAGCTGGCCAATGCAGCGGTCTACCGCGCCCCTGTCTCGCCCTTCACAGGCGGTTTCCAGCCTCCCACTGCTGGCAACCGCACCTTTTCGGAGTCCGGCGCAGTGGACCCCTACGCCAGCGGTGGACGTGGGCGCAGCGTCTCTCCCACAGGGGGACGCACCCCTGAGCAGCGCGCACAGGGCCTCTATGACCAGCTCAAAGAGGCCGAGGCCAGCCGCAACGCCGGCTACATTGCCTTGGTCAACAAGAAGGTCAGGGATTTTGTCGCTGAAGGCTATAGCGAACTGTGGGACGCCACCAAAACGGCCAACAAGAGCAGCGGGCGCAGCAGTAGCCAGCAAACGCCAATGGAACGTGAGCAGGCCGCGCAGGCTGAGGCGCGGGCGATGGATTTGCTGGAAGGCCAGCTCCGCAATGCCACTACGGACCGTCTGCGCGAGATCGTGGGCAGCGACGTAGGGCCGAACCTGAGCCTCGCCAAGTGGGAGCTGGCGGGCAAAATCCTGGAGGAGCGGGAGACGGGCCGCCCAGCCAGCCGTGACCAAACACCCGCCGAGCGGCAGGCGGCCGACCGTGCTCGCCAGCAGCTTGAGGCGAACATCCGCAACAAGAGCGACGCGCAGCTGGCCGTTCTGGTTGGCGGAACAGTCGGGCAAAACGGGTTGACCTACGAAACCTGGGAGCTGGCCGTCCGGGAGCAGGAAGGACGCCGAACGGGAAAACGGCCCGCAGAACTGACGCCGCTCCAGCGTGAGCAGCAACAGCAACGACAGGCCGTCCGGACGGAAAGGCTCCAAAATAACATCCGCGCCGCCAGTCCGGAGCGCCTGCAGGAGATCGTGGCCGGAGGCGTGACGCCGGAAATCAGCCTGGAACACTGGGAAATGGCCCGCGATGAAATCAAGCGCCGTGGGGAGGTGGCAGACCGGGAAGAAGAGAAGCGCGCCAAAGACGCTGAAAAACGCGCCGAACGTGTTGCCGAAGCCACCGAGCAGGCCCAGCGGCAAATGACCGGCTACACCGTGGGACAGGCCCAGGCCCGCGCCGAGGTGGAGCAGGGCAACTTGGACCGCTTCCTGGCTGGTCAGCGTGCTGCCCTGGACGCGGCAGGCGAGGACAGTGCCGAACGCCTGCGCATCCTTGAAGAAGGGGCCGACGAGGAACTGACCATCCGCACCAACCTGCTCACCGCCCAGTTGATTGCGGGCAAACGCGCCAACGAGCAGACGCGGCAAAACGCGCTGGACGGCATCCCCGAAGATGCCCCCGAAGAACTGAGAAAGGAGCTGGAAGCGGCCATCAATGCCGCCTTTGACACGGAAAATACCCGCCTGTATACCGCCTATGCCGACGGATTGCTGGAAGCCACCCGCACCGTCGAAAAGGGCGTGAGCGAGGCCACCAAGTCCCGCACGGCGGACCTGGCCCGCGAGTCCAAAGCCGTGCGCGACACGGTGGAGGGCTACGAGGATCTGGCCCGCAATGCCCAGGCCACCATCAACGCCGGGCAGTGGGACGAGGACGCGGCCCGCGACTATGCCCGCAGTCTCAGGGCACTGGGCGAGGCCGCTGACGAGGCAGGCATCGCGCAGAACACCCTGGTCGTGGGTGCGCAGGCGGCAGCCGAACTGCTAGGCAATACGGCCCAGGCGGGCAGTGACGCCGCGGCTACCTGGCTGGGCGCTGCTGCCGCCGAGATCGCTGTCGCTGGGCGGCTGGTCCAGCAGGGCGACACGCTGGGCGCCGTCATGGGCCTGGAAAACCTGATCACCCTGCTGGAAGAGGGGCCGCAGACCGATGCCACCCGTAAGGCCATCAGCCTGCTGAACGACGAGCTGGAGCGCATGCGGCTCAATATGTCGGACGGCGACTGGACCGGCATCGTCAACACCCTGGCCGCCATCCGCGAGGGACCGGAAGAAAGCGCTGTGGCTGCCCTGCCCAGCGCTGAAGACCGCGCCCGCCAGCAACCCACCGAGATGGACCGGGTGCTGGGACGCGGGGAAGCCCAGGCGGGTGACGATCAGGCGGCGCTGCAACAGTACGGATTGGACCGTGAGAAGGTGAGGTGGACCGAGGAAAAAGCCGAGGCACTCCGGAAGATGACGGCCGCCGAACTGGCACAGCGCCGCGCCGAGCTGGAGCGCATCGGGGACAGCCGCGCCTTGCTGGAACTCCAGATGATCGACACGCTGGAAACCGAGCGGGCCACCACCGCGACCGACCTGCTGGCCTCTGCCAAAGCCGAGCTGGACGGGCTCAACAAGGTCAGTATCCCGAGCTGGGAAGCCCTGGCCGACAAGCTGGAAGAGCAGGCCGAGCTGGGCGGCAAGAATGCCGAGAAGCTGCGAGAACTGGCCGCCGCGCTGCGGGAGGCTGGGCAGGCCAGCCAGAGCCTGGAGCAGTTGACCACCACGCTGCAGGAGATTCAGAGGGGCCTGGACTTCGCTGGCGACCTGTTCACCAAAATGAACGGTGGCGAGATGAACTGGGGCACCGCTGCCATGAACTGGGCGTCGGGCGGCATCACCGCCTTCACCCAGTACATGAGCGGCGACATTGCCGGGGCCGTGATGACCAGCATCAACATGATTGGTGATCTGGGGCAGGCCATCATGGATCTCAGCCCCGCCTTCCGGGAATGGAAAACCCAGATGCTGGAAGTGGCCCAGACGCAGAGGGAAGCCCTGGGTCTGAACACCGGCGGGTTTATCTCGCCCTGGCAGAAGCAGCTGGAAGAGGACGCCGCAGCCCGTGAGAAACAGGCCAACGCGGGATTCTGGCAGCGGGTGAGCTGGTCGCTGTTCGGTGGAGCGCCGAAGGTCATGAAGACCGAGTCGGCCAAACTTCTGGCCGAGCTGCAAACCATCTTTGCCGAGCTGGGCAGCGGCATGGCCAATATTTTCAGCTCCAGCATGGAAAGCGCCTTCCTTGAGGGCGACATGACGCGCTGGGCCGAAAACTTCGACAAGACCTTCGACGAGATGGTGGGCAAGCTCATCATCAAGACGATGGTGGAAGCAGCCATCCAGCAGGGGGCTGTGGCGAATGACCTGGCGGCGCTGACCAAGGCCATCCAGGAACAGCGCTACGGCGACATCCCCAGCATCCTGACCAGCATCAAGTCCAACGCCCGGCTGGCGCTCCAGCCCATTGCGGACGTGGCGCCCAGTCTGCCGGGGTTCGGGTCTGGGCGCACCGATGAGCAAGGGCGCCCCCTGGAGGGCGACCTGTTCGGGGCCGCGCCCAGCATCCAGCTGGGTATCCCGCGCATCGAAGTGCAGCTGCCCGCAGTGATGCAGCAGGGCATGACCGACTTCGCCGCCAGCGTGCCGGAGTTCCGGGCCGGAGCCCGTGAGCTGCTGCTGGGCGCTCAGGAGCTGCGGGCCGCACTCCGGGGCAACGGCAACCCACCAGCACTGACCGGATTAGGAGCCATGACATGA